The DNA sequence GAAGCCGCCGACGAGCGGGCCGATGGCGAGGCCGCCGGCGTTCACCACGGTCGTGATCAGGCCGGAGCGGCCGGGGTCGGCGTCCGGGTTCGCCTGGGCGCGCAGCTCGGACAGGTGCGCGGTGGCGGTCGCGGTGAGCGCGCCGATCCCGGCGCCGCTGATCAGCCGGGCGACGATCAGGCCCGGCACGTCCGGCCGGAGCAGGAACAGGGCGGCGGCGACGGCTTCGGCCAGCAGCCCGGCGAGGATGACGCGGCGGCGGCCCAGCCAGTCGCTGACGTGCCCGGCCAGGTAGAGACTCAGCATCACGCCGACCGCGTAGGCGGCGAAGACGACGGTGACGACGAAGGTGGGGAAGCCGTCCCGCTGCTGGTAGAGCGCGTACAGCGGGGTCGGGACGGTCGAGAACGCGAGCGCGGTCGCGAAGGCGACGGCGATGATGCCGAACCCCAGGCCGTGGCTCACCCGCAGGCGCGCGGCGGGCCGGGCCGGGGTGATGGTGGCGGACATGCTGACCTCCTGGTCTTCGGATCTTCCGCCTTCCACCATGAACCCGCCGACTCACCAAGTCCAACGAAGAGTCGTGGTGCCAGTTATCGATTCGGGCGATAAATTGGCTCGTATGGAGACGCGTCAGCTGGAGTACTTCGTCGCCGTCGCGGAGGAGCTCAGTTTCACCCGGGCCGCCCAGCGGCTGTACGCGGTGCAGTCCACCGTGTCGGCCGCGGTCCGGGCCTTGGAGACCGAGCTCGGCGCGCGGCTGTTCGACCGGTCCACCCGCAAGGTCGCGCTGTCCGCGGCCGGCGTCGCCTTCCTGCCCGAGGCGAAGGCCGCGATCGAAGCACTGGAGCGGGCCCGCGCGACGGTCCAGGAGGCGTCGGCGGGGCTGCGCGGCAGCCTCCGGATCGGCACGCTGACGGCGATCGGCAGCGTCGACCTGCCCGGGCTGCTCGGCGCGTTCCACCGCCGCTACCCGCTGGTCGACATCCAGGTCACGGTGTCGATCACCGGGTCGACCGGCCTCGCCGAGGACGTCCGCCAGGGCCGGCTCGACGCCGCGCTGGTCGGGCTGCCCGGCGCGGACCTGCCCGGGCTGGACGTCCGAGCGCTCGAATCCCGGCCGTTCGTCGCGCTGCTGCCGCACGGCCATCCGCTGGCGCGCGAGCGGGAGATCCGGCTCGAGAGCCTCGCCGGGGAGTCCTTCGTCGACATGCCGCGCGGTTTCGGCAACCGGGTTCTCGTCGACCGCGCCTACGACGTGCTGGGCTCGCCCCGGCGGGTCACCGTCGAGGTCGCCGACCTGCGGACCGTGCCCGGGTACGTCCGGGCCGGCCTGGGGATCGCCGTCATCCCGGAGCTGCCCGAGGCCGACGAGCCGGACGTCGTCACGCTGCCGCTGGCGGGTGCGGGCCTGGACTGGCCGCTGAACCTGGTCTCTGCGAGCGCGAAGCCGCCGAGCCGGGCGCTGCGCACCCTGCTTGATCTCGTCACGGCTCAAGACCATATTTGAACGTGTTCAACTCTTCCGGTACGGTCGGGTGCGGGGGACGACCGTGAAGGGGGAACGTCATGAAGGTGGTGCTGCCGGGAGGCTCCGGCCATCTGGGCCGGGTGCTGAGCCGGGCCCTGACCGGGCAGGGGCACGAAGTCGTGGTGCTGAGCCGGCGCGACGCCGGACCCGGGCCGTGGACGCGGTGCGTGCGGTGGGACGGGCGCACCCCCGGCGCCTGGACCACCGAGATCGACGGCAGCGACGTCGTCGTCAACCTCGCCGGCCGGTCGGTGAACTGCCGCTACACGGCGGCGAACCTGCGGGAGATGATGACGTCCCGGACCGACTCGGCCCGCGTCGTCGGCGGCGCGATCGAACGCGCCGAGGCGCCGCCGCGGGTCTGGCTGCAGATGAGCACGGCGACGATCTACGCCCACCGGTTCGACGCGCCGAACGACGAAACCACCGGCGTGCTCGGCGGCGCCGAACCGGACGCGCCCGCCTACTGGGGCTACAGCGTCGACATCGCGCGGGCCTGGGAACGGGAGGAGGAACGGGCGGAGACGCCGCGGACCCGCAAGGTCGCGCTCCGGACGTCGATGGTGATGAGCCCCGAGCCCGGCGGCGCGTTCGAGGCGCTGCTGCGCCTGACCCGGCTGGGTCTGGGCGGCCCGGTCGCGGGCGGCGCGCAGTACCTGTCGTGGATCCACGAGGACGACCTGCTGCGCGCGATCGACCTCCTCATCGCGCGGGACGACCTGAGCGGCCCGGTCAACCTCGCGGCGCCGGAACCGCTGCCGTACCGCGACTTCCTGCGTGCCCTGCGCGCGGCGGCGGGCGTCCCGTTCGGCCTGCCCGCCACCCGCTGGATGGCCGGACTCGGCGCGTTCGTCCTGCGCAGCGACCCGGAACTGCTGCTGAAGAGCCGCCGGGTGGTCCCGGGACGGCTGCTGGACGCGGGCTTCGAGTTCGAGTTCCCGGCGTGGCCCGCGGCCGCCGACGACCTGGTGCGCCGCACCAGGTCGTCGCGTCGAAGGGCACCGCGCGTGTCGACCTCCTGATCACACGAGATCGCGGCCGGCCCGGAAGAACTCCGTGATCGTGCCGTCGAGATCGGTCAAGGGCCGGGCCGCGCCGAAGGGGGCGTTCCAGAACCCGCCCTCCCTCGGCTCGAACGGGCCGACGTACGCGTACGGCTCACCCAGGTAGCCGTCGCCGGGGGAGACGCCGTAGTTGACCTCGTCCAGCGTGATCGCGACGTCGAAGTGCTCGGGCCACAGCACCGGCGTCGCGTCCGGCGCGAGCTCGCGCAGCGCCCGGTCGCCGTCGGCGAAACCCCGCAGCAACGTCGTCAGCGCCGCGGCGTCGAGGGTGATCGTCTCGTCCGGCCGGACGCCGGGCCCGCCCGAGTAGACGCCCTCGGGCTCACCCGCGGTCAGCCCGGCCGCCGCGGCGACGTCGAGGTACGTGCGGCCGGCCAGCGGGACGCGGACCGAGTTCGTCACGAGGTGGTCGCCGTCGAGCCGCAACGCCGGCGCGACGACCGTGGCGAACCCGCCGTCGGCCACGCGCAGTTCGATCCGGCCGGCCGCCCGGTGCTGCGGGCCGGCCAGCAGCAGTTCGGCGACGCCGTGGAGGGAGCGCCTGGTGGTGGCGAGTTCGGTCACGCCGCCGAGTCTAGGCGCCGGCGAGCCGAACCCGCGGTGTTCGCGCCCCGGGTGCGAACACCGCGAGCAGGCTTGCGCCTAGCGCCGCGGGAAGTGCTCGGCGGCCCACTGCCCGAACCCGATCCCCGGGCGGCCGAGCACCTTCTCGACGGTGCCGGTCGCCGGCGAGCCGCCCCGCGCCGCGTCGGCGATGAAGGCGAGGATCGCGTCGACGACCTCCGGCTTCTCGAACTGCCCGAACCGGTGCCGTGCTTCGGTTTCCGTCAGTTCCTCGATCCGGACCGGGACGCCGGCGGCGGCCGCGATCAGCTCGACCTGCTCGCGCTGGGAGAGCAGCCGGGGCCCGGTGAGCATCCCGTCGGCGGCGTCGTGGCCCAGCAGCGCCGCGACGGCGACCGCCGCGACGTCGCGTTCGTGGATCGGCGCGGTCTTCCCCTCCGGGTGCACCAGCCGCACCACGCCCTCGTCGCGGAGCGAGTCCGCCCAGTTCAGCGCGTTGGTCGCCAGCACCAGCGGGCGGATCGGCGTCCAGCGCAGGCCGGACGCCGTCATCGTCGCCTCGACCGCGCGGTGTTCTTCCGCGATCAGGTTGCCGGCCGCGGCGGGGAGCAGCACGCTGCCCGACGACAGCACCACGACGTGCTCGACGCCGGCTTCCCTTGCCGCGGCGGCAAAATCGTCCGCGCCGTCGGTCGGCGCGTAGACGAAGACCTGCCGCACGCCGCGCAGTGCCCCGGTCAGCGTGGCGGGCCGCGTCAGGTCGGCCGCGACGACCGGGACGCCGGCGGGCAGGTCCGCGGTCGCGGGGTTGCGCACCGACGCGCGCACGGGTTCCCCGGCGGCGAGGAGCTGGTCGACGACGTGCCGCCCGACACTTCCGCGGGCGCCGATCACCAAAGTGGTCATGATGGTCCTCCTGCTCGGCTACCGCGGGAGGTCTCGCACGACGGCTCACCTCACGCGGCAGGCAGTTGTTACCTGGCGCGCCAAGGGAGTCACGGTCGTGACGGGCGAAACGTTCCGACGCTTCACTTCGCCTGTCGCCAAGTTACCACGGTCAGGTTTTCGGCAGTTTCGCGACCAAGGCCTTGCCGAACACGACGGCCGCGGCGCAGGAGCCGCCGGGTTTCGACGTGAAGATCCGGACGTGCTCCACCTGGTCCGCGTCGTAGGGCCGGTGGTCCCAGGTCAGGAAACAGCTGTCGCCGAGCGCCCGCTGGGTGGCCGTCCGGCCGCCGAGGCCGACCGGCGACCCGGCGTCGGGCACACCGGCGGTCAGCTTCTCGAACGACAGCTTCAGCGACGTCGTCGCGGTCCACTCGCACGTGCGGAGCCCGGTGAGGGCGACCTGGCGGACCGGGCCCACCGCCTGCGCCACCGCGGGTTCGTCGAGCACGGCGCACGGGTCCAGCGCCAGGAAGGTCCCGGGCGCCAGGTCGTACCGGTCGTTGCCGGCGCCGATCCGCTTCAGCGCCTCGCCGAGCGCGGTCTTGGCCAGGTCGCAGGTGTCGGCGATGGCCGTCACGCCCAGTTCGGCCTGCGCCGGGAGCTGGACGGTCGCGTCGCACGTACTGCCCCCGACCTTGCTGAGCAGCACCGGCCTGCCGTCGAGGTCCCCGGCCGGGCTCCCGCCGTCCAAGGTGAACCGGTCGCCCAGCTTGAGCGTGACCTTCCCGGCGGAGCGCGGCC is a window from the Amycolatopsis sp. NBC_00355 genome containing:
- a CDS encoding NAD(P)H-binding protein, with protein sequence MTTLVIGARGSVGRHVVDQLLAAGEPVRASVRNPATADLPAGVPVVAADLTRPATLTGALRGVRQVFVYAPTDGADDFAAAAREAGVEHVVVLSSGSVLLPAAAGNLIAEEHRAVEATMTASGLRWTPIRPLVLATNALNWADSLRDEGVVRLVHPEGKTAPIHERDVAAVAVAALLGHDAADGMLTGPRLLSQREQVELIAAAAGVPVRIEELTETEARHRFGQFEKPEVVDAILAFIADAARGGSPATGTVEKVLGRPGIGFGQWAAEHFPRR
- a CDS encoding TIGR01777 family oxidoreductase, which codes for MKVVLPGGSGHLGRVLSRALTGQGHEVVVLSRRDAGPGPWTRCVRWDGRTPGAWTTEIDGSDVVVNLAGRSVNCRYTAANLREMMTSRTDSARVVGGAIERAEAPPRVWLQMSTATIYAHRFDAPNDETTGVLGGAEPDAPAYWGYSVDIARAWEREEERAETPRTRKVALRTSMVMSPEPGGAFEALLRLTRLGLGGPVAGGAQYLSWIHEDDLLRAIDLLIARDDLSGPVNLAAPEPLPYRDFLRALRAAAGVPFGLPATRWMAGLGAFVLRSDPELLLKSRRVVPGRLLDAGFEFEFPAWPAAADDLVRRTRSSRRRAPRVSTS
- a CDS encoding LysR family transcriptional regulator; its protein translation is METRQLEYFVAVAEELSFTRAAQRLYAVQSTVSAAVRALETELGARLFDRSTRKVALSAAGVAFLPEAKAAIEALERARATVQEASAGLRGSLRIGTLTAIGSVDLPGLLGAFHRRYPLVDIQVTVSITGSTGLAEDVRQGRLDAALVGLPGADLPGLDVRALESRPFVALLPHGHPLAREREIRLESLAGESFVDMPRGFGNRVLVDRAYDVLGSPRRVTVEVADLRTVPGYVRAGLGIAVIPELPEADEPDVVTLPLAGAGLDWPLNLVSASAKPPSRALRTLLDLVTAQDHI